A DNA window from Engystomops pustulosus chromosome 6, aEngPut4.maternal, whole genome shotgun sequence contains the following coding sequences:
- the FOXJ1 gene encoding forkhead box protein J1 produces the protein MFDVPTAVPTDMADNWLSYPTEAESGHESLSSSVNLDDSLTSLQWLQEFSIINANVGKTPSSIDSNGYRHLPGSAAPCSPLAADPACLGMPHTPGKPTSSSTSRAAHLGLQPLEEIDYKTNPHVKPPYSYATLICMAMQASKKTKITLSAIYKWITDNFCYFRHADPTWQNSIRHNLSLNKCFIKVPREKDEPGKGGFWKIDPQYADRLMNGAIKKRRLPPVQIHPAFAGAQSTSSDNNLGSVWPLSVNSESHQLLKEFEEATGDQNWNGVGEHMWNMGENKGHKRKQPLPKRMFKAPRLSSSPMLSHDDQTELEPLKGDFDWEVIFDTNLSDNFSAFEDIEVTPPLSPVSQSVDLTVHGKHIDCPQQWYPMGQEQAAVQNSLDFDETFLATSFLQHPWDEGRNDYLSNSTNLDQLFDLNEEFPPALNDWNSIGSYLQ, from the exons ATGTTTGACGTGCCCACTGCGGTGCCCACAGACATGGCAGATAACTGGTTGTCTTACCCCACTGAGGCTGAATCGGGACACGAATCCCTCTCCAGTTCTGTCAACCTGGACGACAGTCTGACCAGTCTCCAGTGGCTACAAGAATTCTCCATAATCAACGCCAACGTGGGCAAGACCCCGTCCTCCATAGACTCTAATGGGTACCGTCATCTGCCAggctctgctgccccctgctcgCCCCTGGCCGCTGATCCTGCCTGCTTAGGAATGCCCCACACACCCGGCAAGCCCACATCATCATCTACCTCAAGGGCTGCCCACCTGGGACTACAACCCCTGGAGGAGATCGACTACAAGACCAACCCACATGTTAAGCCGCCATACTCGTATGCCACCCTCATCTGCATGGCGATGCAGGCCAGCAAGAAGACCAAGATTACGCTTTCTGCCATCTACAAGTGGATCACAGATAACTTCTGCTACTTCCGGCACGCTGACCCCACCTGGCAG AATTCCATCAGACACAACCTCTCCCTGAATAAGTGCTTCATCAAAGTCCCACGGGAGAAAGACGAGCCCGGAAAAGGTGGCTTCTGGAAGATCGATCCACAGTATGCCGACCGGCTTATGAATGGCGCCATCAAGAAGAGGCGACTGCCGCCAGTCCAGATCCACCCAGCCTTCGCCGGAGCCCAATCTACTTCCTCCGACAATAATCTGGGTTCTGTGTGGCCTTTGAGTGTGAACTCCGAGTCCCATCAACTCTTGAAGGAGTTTGAGGAAGCCACCGGTGATCAGAACTGGAATGGTGTAGGTGAGCACATGTGGAACATGGGGGAAAACAAAGGCCACAAGCGCAAGCAGCCATTGCCAAAGAGGATGTTCAAGGCTCCCCGTTTATCCAGTTCCCCCATGCTGTCCCATGATGACCAGACAGAACTAGAACCCCTAAAAGGAGATTTTGACTGGGAAGTCATTTTTGACACAAACCTCAGTGACAACTTCTCCGCATTTGAGGACATAGAAGTTACTCCACCACTGAGCCCGGTCAGCCAGTCTGTAGACCTCACAGTCCACGGTAAGCACATTGACTGTCCTCAGCAGTGGTATCCCATGGGGCAGGAGCAAGCAGCCGTTCAAAACAGTTTGGATTTCGACGAGACCTTCCTGGCCACCTCATTTCTCCAGCACCCATGGGACGAGGGCAGGAATGACTACCTATCCAACTCTACCAACCTAGATCAGCTCTTTGATCtcaatgaagaattccctccggCGCTCAACGACTGGAACTCCATTGGTTCCTATTTACAATAG